In Rhodanobacter humi, the genomic stretch CACGGCGAGCGGCAACCTCGACGTGCTGCGCCCGGCCGATGCACCCTTCCGCGCCGACGGCGGCCTGCGCGTGCTCAAGGGCAACCTCGGTCGCGCGGTGATCAAGGTGTCCTCGGTGCCGGGCGACCGCCTGGTGATCGAGGCGCCCGCGGTGATCTTCCACGACCAGAACGCGGTGCAGGCCGCCTTCGACCGCGGCGAACTCAACCGCGACTTCATCGCCGTGGTGCGCTTCCAGGGGCCGAAGGCGATCGGCATGCCCGAGTTGCACAAGCTCACCCCCACGCTGGGCGTGCTGCAGGCGCGCGGGCACCGCGTGGCGCTGGTCACCGACGGACGCATGTCCGGCGCCTCCGGCAAGATTCCCGCGGCGATCCACGTCACTCCCGAGGCGGTCGACGCCGGCCCGCTGGGCAAGCTGCGCGACGGCGACCTCGTCAAGCTCGACGCCATCGCCGGCACGCTGGAGGCGAAGGTGGACCCGGCCGAATGGGCGGCGCGCGAGCAGGTGCATGCCGATCTTTCCGCCAGCCACGTGGGCATGGGCCGCGAACTGTTCGCCTCCCTGCGCAACGCGGTGGGCTCGGCCGACACCGGCGCCACCATCTTCGGCCGGCACGACCGCCACCACGCCGCCGATGCTTGAACAACACCGTAGGAGCGGCTTCAGCCGCGATTCCGTGACCGGTCGCGGCTGAAGCCGCTCCTACGACGACGCCAACCCTCTCCCGCGAGCCCACCCATGAACAGCACCGACCACAAGCAGACCGTCCTCGCCGAAATCCTCGCGCTCGCCCCGGTGGTGCCGGTGGTGATCGTCGACGAGCTGGCCCATGCCGTGCCGATGGCGCGCGCGCTGGTCGCCGGCGGCATCCGCAGCATCGAGGTGACGCTGCGCACGCCGGTGGCGCTGGACGCGATCCGCGCCATCGCCGCCGAGGTGGAAGGCGCGGTGGTGGGCGTGGGCACCGTGCTCGACGCCGCGCAGCTCGAAGCCGCGCGCCAGGCCGGCGCGCGCTTCGCGGTGTCGCCCGGCGTCTCGCCGAAACTGCTCGACGCCGCCGACGCCAGCGCGTTGCCGCTGCTGCCCGGCGTGGCCACTGCGGGCGAGGCGATGAGCCTGCTCGAACGCGGCTACAAGCACCTGAAGCTGTTTCCCGCCGTGCCCGTGGGCGGCGCGAAACTGCTGGCCGCCTGGGCCAGCCCGCTGCCGCAGATCCGCTTCTGCCCCACCGGCGGCATCAGCCTCGCCAGCGCGCCGGATTTCCTCGCCCTGCCCAACGTGGCCTGCGTGGGCGGCTCCTGGCTCACGCCCAAGGACAAGCTGCAGGCCGGCGACTGGGCCGGCATCGAACTGCTGGCGCGCGAGGCGGCGGCGCTGCGCTGACGCGGCTCCGCTTCAATAGCGGAAACTGCCCTCGATCACGGTGACGCAGGCGCCGCCGATCCAGATGCGGCCGTCTCCGTCGTGCTCGATCGCCACGCGACCGTCGCGCTGCAGCGCCGTGCCCTGGCGCACCGAATAGCTTGCCGCGGGACGCCTGCCCTGCGCGTCCAGCAGGCAGGCCAGGGCGGCATTGGCGCTGCCGGTGACGGGATCTTCGCCCACGCCGAAACTGCCTCCGGTCATCAGGCAGCGCAGCTCGAAGTCGGTCGGGCCGCCGGCGGCGTGCGGCCCGTAGATGGCCAGCCCGTCGGTGCCGGCGGCCCGCGTCACCGGCGCGAGCGCCGCGATGTCCGGCTGCAGGGCCAGGCAGTCGGCGGCCGATTGCATGCGCACCATCAGCCACGGAGCACCGTTGTCGACGGTGCAGGGTGGCGCGGCGAAATCGATCGCATCGCTGTGCAACGCACGCGCCAACTCGGCATGCCCAGCCACCGGCGACGGCGTGATGCGCGCGGGTGGCGCGGCGAAAGCCCAGCAGCCGTCATCGCGCTCGCTCAGCTCGATCAGGCCCACGCCGCATTGCTGCACCAGCCGACCCGGACGGCGCGGCCGATAGCCGCTTTCGCGCAGCGCATGCGCCGTGCCCAGGGTGGGATGCCCCGCGAACGGCAGCTCGCCGCCGGTGGTGAAGATGCGCACGCGGTAGTCCGCATCCGGATCATCCGGTTGCAGCAGGAAGGTGGTTTCCGACAGGTTGGTCCAGCGCGCGATGGCCTGCATCCGCGCGGTGTCGAGGCCGTCGGCGTCGAACACCACGGCCAGCGGGTTGCCCTTGAACGGCACGGCGCTGAACACGTCGACCTGGCGAAAACGAACGGTGTGCGTGGCGTTCATCGGACAACCCGTCTCCTCACCTGATCAGCAACGGTGCTCTGCCAGCAGCCCAACCGACCAAAGTCCGACAGGCTGCCGGGAACCCCGCTCATGCTGAGCGTAGCTTGCGATAGCAAGCGAAGTCGAAGCACTCGCAGCGCGCCGCCCTTCGACTTCGGCCTTGCCGGCCTACGCTCAGGGTGAACGGTGGGAGTATCGGCTGAACTTTGTCGCCAATCAGTCCCCCCAAACATGCGCTGCCACTCGGCTGGACGATGCCTGTCACTCTGTTGCCGGCACGCGCAACGGCGTGCCGATCGCGCGCAACGCCGGGCTGCTCATGCAGGTCAACGCGATCGCCGTGAGCGCGAGTCCCGCGGCCGCAAACATCGCGGGCAGTGACACCAGCTTCAGCAGGCTGCCGGCGAGCGCCGCCGACAACGGCCCCAGGCCCATGAAGGCGAACATCAGCACGCTCATCGTGCGACCCATCATCGCCGGCGGCACGCGCCGCTGGATCCAGCTGACGACGGCGATCTGCGCGATGCCGGCGAGCAGGCCCGTGGTGGCCAGCAGGGCCGCGCCCATCACGGTGGAGTGATCGAAGGCCAGCGCGGCCAGCGCCAGGCCGGCGAGGCTGTCGATGCACAGGATCATCAGGCCCAATTGTCCGCGTGCGATTCGGCTGACCCAGCCGGACAGGAAACCGCCGACCAGCATGCCGCCGCCGTTCGCGGTCATCAGGATGCCGAGCGACGCGGCGCCGTGGTCCAGCCGCGTGTCGGCCAGCACCGGCAAGCCCACCTGCAGCGGGCCGCCCACGAACACCGACACCACCGCCACGTAGAGCACGAAAGCGCGCAGCGGCAAGTCGGCCCAGATCGCGCGCAGGCCGCCCAGCACGTTCGCGAGCACGTGGCCTTCGATGACGCGTGCATGCACGTCGTCGCGCTGGCGGATCAGCAGCAGCGAGGCCAGCGACACGAGGAAGCTCGCGGTATCGACGGCGAACGCCATGCCGAGCCCGCCGGCGTCCACCACGCCATGTGCCGTGGCAGGCGCGGCGCCGGCGCCGATTACCAGGCCGGCCAGGCCCGGCCCCACGAACAGGCTCAACTGGCGCGCACCCATCATCAGCGCATTCGCCGATGGCAGCAGCTGCGGCGGCAACAAGCTGGGCAGCAGCGCGGAACCGGCCGGGTAGGCGAACGCGGTGGACAGGCCGATGCCCAGCGCCAGCGCGTAGACCACGGGCATGCGGATCGCGCCGGCGAAAACCAGCAGCGTCAACATGCCGATCAGCACGGCATTGATCGCGCGCGCCCACAGCAGCACGCGGCGCGGCGAGAGCCGGTCCACCACCGCGCCGCCGATCAGCATGAAGGCCGCACGCGGCAGCGCCATCGCCGCCAGCACCAGGCCCAGCGCGGCCGGGCTCCCGGTGAGCTTGAGCACCAGCCACGGCAACGCGACCAGGGTGAACTGGTCGCCCAGCGCGGAGATCGAGCTGCCGGCGAACAGCAGGCGGAAGTCGCGATGGGCGAGCGGCGAAGCTTGGGGAGTCGCGGAGGACATGGGGGATTCCGATGGGTCGATGCGTTGCGCGGGCGGTTTCAGCCCGCCTCGGCCTGCGCATCGCGGGCGATCGCGGCGAGGCGGCGGGCGTGCTCGCGCACGTCCTTCGGCCAGCCGCGGGTATGGCGGTTGAAAGCGTCGCGGTCGCCGCGCCACAGCGCACGCGAGGCTTCCTCGTAGCCGGCGAGGTCGCCCGCTACCACGCGCATGAAGCGGTCGGCGGCTTCGCCGGCGAGGCGGGCGCGATCCTTCGCACTGCTGTGGCGGCGGGCATCCTCCACCAGCTTGCGCAAGGTAACTGAGGCGCCCCCGGGCTGGCTGTTGAGCCAATACCAGTGGCGCGGCAGCAAGGTCACCTCGCGCGCCACCACGCCGAGCCGGGGGCGGCCGGCGCCGCGCGGCGCAGCGGCATCCGGCGCAGGGCTCAGGCGCG encodes the following:
- the eda gene encoding bifunctional 4-hydroxy-2-oxoglutarate aldolase/2-dehydro-3-deoxy-phosphogluconate aldolase, with product MNSTDHKQTVLAEILALAPVVPVVIVDELAHAVPMARALVAGGIRSIEVTLRTPVALDAIRAIAAEVEGAVVGVGTVLDAAQLEAARQAGARFAVSPGVSPKLLDAADASALPLLPGVATAGEAMSLLERGYKHLKLFPAVPVGGAKLLAAWASPLPQIRFCPTGGISLASAPDFLALPNVACVGGSWLTPKDKLQAGDWAGIELLAREAAALR
- a CDS encoding PhzF family phenazine biosynthesis protein, translating into MNATHTVRFRQVDVFSAVPFKGNPLAVVFDADGLDTARMQAIARWTNLSETTFLLQPDDPDADYRVRIFTTGGELPFAGHPTLGTAHALRESGYRPRRPGRLVQQCGVGLIELSERDDGCWAFAAPPARITPSPVAGHAELARALHSDAIDFAAPPCTVDNGAPWLMVRMQSAADCLALQPDIAALAPVTRAAGTDGLAIYGPHAAGGPTDFELRCLMTGGSFGVGEDPVTGSANAALACLLDAQGRRPAASYSVRQGTALQRDGRVAIEHDGDGRIWIGGACVTVIEGSFRY
- a CDS encoding MFS transporter, whose amino-acid sequence is MSSATPQASPLAHRDFRLLFAGSSISALGDQFTLVALPWLVLKLTGSPAALGLVLAAMALPRAAFMLIGGAVVDRLSPRRVLLWARAINAVLIGMLTLLVFAGAIRMPVVYALALGIGLSTAFAYPAGSALLPSLLPPQLLPSANALMMGARQLSLFVGPGLAGLVIGAGAAPATAHGVVDAGGLGMAFAVDTASFLVSLASLLLIRQRDDVHARVIEGHVLANVLGGLRAIWADLPLRAFVLYVAVVSVFVGGPLQVGLPVLADTRLDHGAASLGILMTANGGGMLVGGFLSGWVSRIARGQLGLMILCIDSLAGLALAALAFDHSTVMGAALLATTGLLAGIAQIAVVSWIQRRVPPAMMGRTMSVLMFAFMGLGPLSAALAGSLLKLVSLPAMFAAAGLALTAIALTCMSSPALRAIGTPLRVPATE
- a CDS encoding DUF2239 family protein, with translation MHPHDSPSCTAFDGHTLIASGALAVVAVAVKRLLDKHPARTPLILDDATGQPVEIDFRGRADEVLARLSPAPDAAAPRGAGRPRLGVVAREVTLLPRHWYWLNSQPGGASVTLRKLVEDARRHSSAKDRARLAGEAADRFMRVVAGDLAGYEEASRALWRGDRDAFNRHTRGWPKDVREHARRLAAIARDAQAEAG